ATAATTTTTGTAACGTTTCATCCATGAGCTTCATATTCCTTTCTTTATTAGAAATTACTACTAGTAAAACATAATTCTAACTTTTTGAAAACTTTTTATATGCTGATCCATTTCAGTTAAAACTTCGAAACCATTGATTTAATAGGTTCGAAAGACTTTCTATGAATAGGTGTCACGCCGTATTGTTTCAAACCATCTAAATGTTTTTGTGTACCATAGCCAGCATTTTGTGCGAAATCATAACCAGGATATTGTTCTGCATATTCTGCCATCAAGTCATCACGATACACTTTTGCGATAATACTGGCTGCAGCGATGGACACACTTTTCGCATCTCCTTTAATGATCGCTTGTTGTGGTGCAGACAGTTGATCGAGCTTCATCGCATCAATTAAATAGTGCGTCGGTGTGACTGACAAATTTTCAATTGCACGGTACATCGCGATTTGTGTCGCCGCATAAATATTGTGTTCGTCAATTTCTTCTGGTGTTGCAACGCCCACTGCCCAAGCACGCACTTGCGCTTTTAATGACGTGTTCAACAAAGTCCGTTGCGTGGCAGACAACTGTTTGGAGTCGTTAATGCCTACAAAGTCATGTCCAGGCTGTAAAATGACTGCACTTGCGACGACAGGTCCAGCAAGAGGCCCGCGTCCGACCTCATCCACGCCACAAATCAATGCATCTGGTTGCGCATTTAAAATTTCTATTTCATATTGGCACATGTCACGATATTTTTGTTGTTGTAACGCTATTTTTTCAAGTTGACGTTGACGCTGCATGAACGCTTGTTGGACGCCTTTACGTTCATCTTGAAAATCAGGATGTTGCGCTAACGCCTCTAACGACGTCACGTGTTGCAATTCTGCTTTAATCACTTGAATCGTTTTGCCGTTACGCATCCGTCTCTGCCTGCCATTCAGAATATAAGTCAAAGCAATATGTCCCGATTTTCGCATTTCTGATGTCATAAATCAGTGCTTCAATGACTGCTTCATAATCCACTTCATTACCACGTTGTAACAGTCCACGTTTACGTCCTATCGCATCAAACCAATCCAGCATTTCTGCATCACGTGGGACATCGATTTTAAAATGAGCGAGTAAAGCTTCGTAATCATGTTCAATGAGAAATTCTAATCCGTAAATTGCTACTTCATCTAAATGGACAATACTATCCTTAATTGCACCTGTTAAACTCAACTTTTTACCAATCAGTTGGTCTTCAAACTTTGGCCATAAAATCCCTGGCGTATCTAACAACTGTAAAGATTTGCCCACTTTAATCCATTGCTGTTGTTTCGTTACACCCGGTTTATTCCCTGTTTGTGCAATCGAACGGTTCGCTAACTTGTTAATCAAAGTTGATTTTCCCACATTAGGAATACCAACAATCATCGCACGTATGGCTCTCGGTTTTAACCCTTTTGCTTTTTCACGTTCAAACTTTTCACGTGTCGCTTCAATCGCAGCCGCTTCCACATTTTTTAAACCTTTGCCATGTTTTGCATCAACGGCTACAGGATAAGCCCCTTTTTCCCTAAAGAACGCATACCATTTTTCCATTTCTTTTAAATTGGCCATATCTTTTTTATTGAAAATGACGACGCGTGGTTTTTGTTGAATGACCTCATCAATCATAGGGTTTCTCGAACTAAAAGGAATGCGCGCATCAACTAATTCAAAGACCACATCCACTTTCTTCAGTTGTTCCGTTACTTCTCGTTTTGCTTTGGCCATATGACCTGGATACCATTGAATCACCATAGTTTTAACTCCTCTTAATTATTCTTACAAATCGTTTTTTTAAATGTTATATGTTATATTAATTGTTAGTTTTAAAGATATAAACATATGATATTGCATGACGAATTAAAGCATCCGCATCATGTATTGTATAACAAAATTTGATATACACCACTTTAAGTATAATCAACTTTATCGTCAATAGCTATTTACAATCACATATCGTTGAACAAAGGTAGGTATATTGAATGGTGAACTCAGCACGTTTTTTTGAAATTTTCCGCTTTGTATTAGTCGGTGGTATTAATACACTGAATTATTATATCGTTTACTTAATTTTATTGCGTTTATTGGATGTCCATTATCTCATCAGTCATATTGTCGGTTTCATTTTTTCGTTCGTCGTTTCTTTCTATTTAAATTGTTACTTTGTCTATAAAGTACGACCGACGCTAAAGAAATTTTTGGCCTTTCCACTCACACAAGTGGTCAATATGGGGACACAAACGTTACTCATTTTTATTTTTGTAGACCTCATGCATTTCAACGCAGCCTTTGCACCGTTTGTAGGACTCATCGTTACGATACCGATTACTTATATTTTATCTAAATTTATTCTTAAAGATCGATAATCAAAGTGAGGTTCGGAATATGAGACGTTACATTCAACCCATCGGATTTATTGTTTTATTTTTATGCATGTCACTCATTGGGCATGCTTATATTTTGTATCGTTTTTTTGCAGACGGTCTGTTATTCACAGGTCCGAATGACGGTATGGAACAAATGGTACCGATTCAGATGTTTTTATACGAAAAATGGTCTGAAGGTACCTTTTTCTATGCCACCGATTTTGGACTTGGCGGTGATTTTTTTACAGATTTATCGTATTATTTTTCGACCAACTTCATATTTATTTTAACTGCAGGCACCACTTGGCTTTTATCCATCACACATCTCGTGGATTCTAAAGACATGATGTATTGGTTCACACAAGCATGGGTCGTTTCGATTTTAAAGTGCACCGGCGCCATGATTGCAACGTATTACTATGCACGTCAGTTAAAATTGCAACACATCGCATCGGTCGTATTTGCGGTGTCATTCGCCATGTCACCACTTTATTTCCGATTCACCGTGTACTGGCCTTTTTTTAGTGATGTATTTATTTTATTACCATTGCTCATACTCAGTATTGAACGTTTTTTGAAATCGGGTAAGTTAGGTCTATTTATCATCATAACTGCGATTTCTTTTGCGAACAATTTTTACTTTGCCTATTATCAAGTATTGATGGGACTCATTTATTATAGTCTGAGAATGTTTCACGCACATCCTGATGATCAAAAAAGCGGCATGAAAACTGTTCTACCACTTGGTGTTGCAGCAATTTTAGGCGTCGGTTCAAGTTTATTCTTTTTCTTTCATGGGGCACGCAGTTTTTTCAACAATCAACGTATCCCATTTGATGGTGACATCCCACTCATTGAGCCGTTCAATGCAAATACGAATCTTTTTTATGACAACTATTTAATCGTCATTTCATATGTCGTGATTCAAGCGTTAATCACATTCAAATTGTACCGTCACTTTTACTTTAGACTGTTCGCGATACTAAGCATCTTTACCATTATCGCAGCATTTATACCGTATGTGGACAGTATTTTTAACGGCTTTTCGGCGCCACAAAAGCGTTGGCATTACTTATTGGCATTTGTGACGAGTGGTTTCGTTGCGACTTATGTGCAACATTTCAAATCATTATCACGCCTTACATATAGCTTGACCGCGATACCGGCAATGGCTTTCATTTTCATCAGTGCATACGTGTATGATCGCGTCGTCTGGTGGGTCTATCTCATGCCTCTCGTATTTCTCATCGGGTTATTCGTCTTAACGATTGCACGTCATGATAACAAACGTCGCCATTTTGTAACATTGAGCTTTGCATGCGCACTCATTATCTTACAACTTGCGATATCGGCAGTGTTTATTAAACATCAAATTTTCCATACAGATCATGAAAAACGTGCCAATACGTTTTATGCACAAGCCAGTTTGTACAATACACCTTTACAGCAGTCATTGGTCGACCAAATGAATGCCGAAAAACGCGAAGATGAACGGATCGATTGGCGTGTGAATGAGCAGGATAATACACCGATGTATCAACATTTTAAAGGGCTGAGTTTGTATTCGAGTATTTTCGACCGGCAGCTCATTGAATTTTATTATCGCTATTTGATGATTAACTTAAAAGAAGAATCTGTCAGCCGTTATCAATCTACAGGCAGTCGCTCAAACATTGCGAGTCTTTTGTCTGTGCGCTACCTTATGGAAAAAGATTATCAGCGCCAGCAACCTGCGTATTTTGAAAAAGTCCATCAATATGGTCAGTATGTCATGTACGAAAATCAATATCCATTACCCCCCGTGCGTGTGAGCAACCAATATTATAACGGTGAAGATTTAACGACACCGATTGATCGTGAACATGCGATGCTCGATGGCGTTGTATTGGATCATCAAGGTCAGACGTATTCACAACAAGCGCAAAATCTCGTTCATGAAGTCGAAATGACCACCCATGATGCCCAACGTACAGCCTCAGATAGGTTAACAGTTACTGAACCGAATGGCGGTGTGACACTGCAACTTCCAGATACATTGCGCGAACAGTACGAAGATTTTTATCTTGTCGTCTATTTTAAACGTCATGCGCCGGATAGTAACAGCACACTCGATGTCAATGGCTATAAAAATCACCGCCTATTTAATAATTCGAAATATCGTACAGGTCAAAACACTTTGCTGTATCGTGTGCAACCTGACAACAATGGTCAAATTCATCTCGGCATTTCACCAACAGGGTCGTATCAATTGAACATTCAAGGTTTGTATGGCGAAGATTACAATACGTTAAAACGGGCATATCATAATAAAGCCCCGCATCACTATGAAGCACATCAAGGAAAGATTAAAGTTCAGTTAGCCGAACATGCTGGCGGTATGGCGGTCATCAACATTCCTTATCGTAAAGGGATGACAGCTATTGTTGACGGTCACGCTGTCACACCACAAAAGGTCAATGGCATGATGACGGGAATCAAAATTGGACCCCATATCAAACAGATTGACGTTCACTACCGGCCGCCTTATTTCATCACA
Above is a genomic segment from Staphylococcus delphini containing:
- a CDS encoding ribonuclease HII produces the protein MRNGKTIQVIKAELQHVTSLEALAQHPDFQDERKGVQQAFMQRQRQLEKIALQQQKYRDMCQYEIEILNAQPDALICGVDEVGRGPLAGPVVASAVILQPGHDFVGINDSKQLSATQRTLLNTSLKAQVRAWAVGVATPEEIDEHNIYAATQIAMYRAIENLSVTPTHYLIDAMKLDQLSAPQQAIIKGDAKSVSIAAASIIAKVYRDDLMAEYAEQYPGYDFAQNAGYGTQKHLDGLKQYGVTPIHRKSFEPIKSMVSKF
- the ylqF gene encoding ribosome biogenesis GTPase YlqF, giving the protein MVIQWYPGHMAKAKREVTEQLKKVDVVFELVDARIPFSSRNPMIDEVIQQKPRVVIFNKKDMANLKEMEKWYAFFREKGAYPVAVDAKHGKGLKNVEAAAIEATREKFEREKAKGLKPRAIRAMIVGIPNVGKSTLINKLANRSIAQTGNKPGVTKQQQWIKVGKSLQLLDTPGILWPKFEDQLIGKKLSLTGAIKDSIVHLDEVAIYGLEFLIEHDYEALLAHFKIDVPRDAEMLDWFDAIGRKRGLLQRGNEVDYEAVIEALIYDIRNAKIGTYCFDLYSEWQAETDA
- a CDS encoding GtrA family protein — its product is MVNSARFFEIFRFVLVGGINTLNYYIVYLILLRLLDVHYLISHIVGFIFSFVVSFYLNCYFVYKVRPTLKKFLAFPLTQVVNMGTQTLLIFIFVDLMHFNAAFAPFVGLIVTIPITYILSKFILKDR
- a CDS encoding YfhO family protein; translated protein: MRRYIQPIGFIVLFLCMSLIGHAYILYRFFADGLLFTGPNDGMEQMVPIQMFLYEKWSEGTFFYATDFGLGGDFFTDLSYYFSTNFIFILTAGTTWLLSITHLVDSKDMMYWFTQAWVVSILKCTGAMIATYYYARQLKLQHIASVVFAVSFAMSPLYFRFTVYWPFFSDVFILLPLLILSIERFLKSGKLGLFIIITAISFANNFYFAYYQVLMGLIYYSLRMFHAHPDDQKSGMKTVLPLGVAAILGVGSSLFFFFHGARSFFNNQRIPFDGDIPLIEPFNANTNLFYDNYLIVISYVVIQALITFKLYRHFYFRLFAILSIFTIIAAFIPYVDSIFNGFSAPQKRWHYLLAFVTSGFVATYVQHFKSLSRLTYSLTAIPAMAFIFISAYVYDRVVWWVYLMPLVFLIGLFVLTIARHDNKRRHFVTLSFACALIILQLAISAVFIKHQIFHTDHEKRANTFYAQASLYNTPLQQSLVDQMNAEKREDERIDWRVNEQDNTPMYQHFKGLSLYSSIFDRQLIEFYYRYLMINLKEESVSRYQSTGSRSNIASLLSVRYLMEKDYQRQQPAYFEKVHQYGQYVMYENQYPLPPVRVSNQYYNGEDLTTPIDREHAMLDGVVLDHQGQTYSQQAQNLVHEVEMTTHDAQRTASDRLTVTEPNGGVTLQLPDTLREQYEDFYLVVYFKRHAPDSNSTLDVNGYKNHRLFNNSKYRTGQNTLLYRVQPDNNGQIHLGISPTGSYQLNIQGLYGEDYNTLKRAYHNKAPHHYEAHQGKIKVQLAEHAGGMAVINIPYRKGMTAIVDGHAVTPQKVNGMMTGIKIGPHIKQIDVHYRPPYFITMVVLSIISIISSILYSRWYQHKQSRKSEKH